A window of Streptobacillus felis genomic DNA:
ATCATTGAAAAACAAGAAAACTTAGATGTAATACAAAATATGGTAGAAGATCTAATATTAGATGAAAATAAAAAAGTTATAGGTGTAGTAGATGCCCTTGGTCTTTCATATTCAGCTAAGGCTGTAATACTTTGTACAGGAACTTTTTTAAATGGAGAATATATTATAGGAGATGTTAAATATTCTGCGGGAAGACAAGGAGAAAAAGCAAGTAATTCTTTACCAGATAATTTAGTTAAATATGGTATAGAAATGGATAGATATCAAACTGCTACTCCACCAAGAATAGATAAAAAAAGTATTAATATAGATATATTAGAAAAATTAAATGGTGAAACTAATCCTAGATATTTTTCATATATGACTAAAGAAGTTGAAGAAAAACCTTTAGAAACATGGTTAACATTTACTACTGAAGAAACTATTAAAGTAGGTCAAGAATTATTAAAATTCTCACCTATAGTTACAGGTATAGTTTCTACAAAAGGACCTAGACATTGTCCTTCACTTGATAGAAAAATAATGAACTTCCCTGATAAGACAGATCATCAAATTTTCTTAGAACAAGAATCTAGAGAAAGTGATGAAATATATGTAAATGGATTTACTACGGCTATGCCTCCATTTGCCCAAGAGAAGTTAATTAGAACTATTAAAGGTTTAGAAAATGCTAAAATATTAAGATATGGTTATGCAGTTGAATATGATTTCATACCTGCAAAACAATTACATTTTTCATTAGAATCTAAGGTTATAGAAAACTTATTCCAAGCAGGAACTATTAACGGAACTAGTGGTTACGAAGAAGCTGCAGCCCAAGGATTCATTGCAGGAGTAAATGCTGTTCGTAAAATAGAAGGAAAAGATCCTATAATAATATCACGTGATGAAGGATATATAGGAGTTTTAATCGATGATATAATTAATAAAGAAACACCTGAACCATATAGAGTTTTACCTTCACGTGCTGAATATAGATTAACATTAAGACAGGACAATGTATTTATTAGATTACTAGAAAAAGCAAAAGAAATAGGATTATTAGATAAAGATAAATTGAAAGAACTAGAAGAAAATATAGAAATCATTTCAGAAGAAATAGAAAGACTTAAGGAAATAAAAATTTATCCAAATAAAGAAAACAATGAAATACTTAAATCTATTGATATTAATGCATCACATAATAATGTAATGAATGCTTTTGAATTTTTAGGTAGACAAGAAATAAATTATGATAATCTTAAATTATTTGTAGAAACAAAAGATTTACCTAAAATATCTAAAGAGCAAGTAGAAATTGAAGCTAAGTATAAAATCTTTATTGAAAGAGAAAGAAATCAAATAGAGAAATTTAAAAAACTTGAAAATATTTCTATACCAGATGATTTCGATTATGAAAATGTAAAAGGACTATCAAATATAGCAGTAAGTGGACTAAGTTATACTAAGCCTAAAAATATAGGACAGGCAACTAGAATAAGTGGTGTTACATATAACGATATTGCTATCTTAGTTTCTATACTAAAGGAGGTTAAGTAATGTCTAAATATTTTACTCCGGGTGAATATCATCTATCATATTTTTCACCTGAACATTTAAAACCACTTTTTGTCCTTACAATAATTTGTATAATATTACTCTTAATACCTTATTTATTTAAAGGTATAGAAAAAGGTAAATATACAATATTTCTTGGAATTTTATGCTTAGTAGTTAAATTAGGTGATTCACTTTATAGAATATATTTTGAAAACGATGTATGGTATAATACTGTACCACTAAATTTATGTAATATTTCATTAATATTTGCAGGAATATACTTTATTACTAAAAGAAGAATATATTTTAACTTTGTATATTTTTGGTTTTCAGGAGCAATACTT
This region includes:
- the mnmG gene encoding tRNA uridine-5-carboxymethylaminomethyl(34) synthesis enzyme MnmG → MQNYDIIVVGAGHAGVEASLAAARLGKKVALFTIYLDNIAMMSCNPAIGGPGKSHIVSEIGMLGGQMAIHIDKYNLQLKNLNHTKGLAAKITRAQADKYWYRIKMREIIEKQENLDVIQNMVEDLILDENKKVIGVVDALGLSYSAKAVILCTGTFLNGEYIIGDVKYSAGRQGEKASNSLPDNLVKYGIEMDRYQTATPPRIDKKSINIDILEKLNGETNPRYFSYMTKEVEEKPLETWLTFTTEETIKVGQELLKFSPIVTGIVSTKGPRHCPSLDRKIMNFPDKTDHQIFLEQESRESDEIYVNGFTTAMPPFAQEKLIRTIKGLENAKILRYGYAVEYDFIPAKQLHFSLESKVIENLFQAGTINGTSGYEEAAAQGFIAGVNAVRKIEGKDPIIISRDEGYIGVLIDDIINKETPEPYRVLPSRAEYRLTLRQDNVFIRLLEKAKEIGLLDKDKLKELEENIEIISEEIERLKEIKIYPNKENNEILKSIDINASHNNVMNAFEFLGRQEINYDNLKLFVETKDLPKISKEQVEIEAKYKIFIERERNQIEKFKKLENISIPDDFDYENVKGLSNIAVSGLSYTKPKNIGQATRISGVTYNDIAILVSILKEVK